A single region of the Stenotrophomonas sp. Marseille-Q4652 genome encodes:
- a CDS encoding DUF3488 and transglutaminase-like domain-containing protein, translating to MTDAPVPLSPGNRNRSLVTTALALLPLLLQLPSLLASGFGLVAAAVAALSWRRPLPAVLRALLVLAMLGLIYWQMGARPGRDTGCALLAAMLAIKSSELRSLRDARSLLGFALFAPFSAFLLDQGPLTLALAIAAVLSALWTLQCMADEEGRGATAAPGEHLRGIGRLVLLALPLALAAFWLFPRLATPLWGIPERTLARPGLSDSMHPGEWIDLMADDSPALRAQFFGPVPEPQQRYWRGPVLTDFDGRSWRRPRWRPEREPPPTVPGAPRWDYRIEYEPTDSRQLVALDLPLQPPEGTRLDADYSLYSHRPLSAMTRWHLQSAAPVQFQPELSAASRRQALALPEGFNPRTRVLGQQWRQQAGADDAAIVNRALAWIRAEFGYTLSTPLPGRHGVDEFLFQHKAGFCEHFSSAFVVLMRSAGIPARVVTGYAGGVRNRFGDYWVVRRMDAHAWAEVWLPERGWVRVDPTAAVAPERIYDTLENRLGQGGAEGAVTLGDRLLQVTQFADWMRRGWNELVLSFDAERQQRMLRPLGIERLEPSHLIALFALAAAAMLGWMAWLLARGERERDPLLRAWHHLGRRYARRGLGRQPHEPALEWARRVDAIAPDPGLVALSGRFAAARYAGADPQPASLLRDLRRHRPNPGARP from the coding sequence ATGACTGACGCGCCCGTGCCCCTTTCACCGGGCAACCGCAACCGCAGCCTGGTGACCACGGCACTGGCACTGCTGCCGTTGCTGCTGCAGCTGCCTTCGCTGCTGGCCAGCGGCTTCGGGCTGGTTGCGGCGGCTGTCGCAGCGCTGTCCTGGCGGCGGCCGCTGCCGGCAGTGCTGCGCGCACTGCTGGTCCTGGCGATGCTGGGCCTGATCTACTGGCAGATGGGCGCACGTCCCGGGCGCGACACCGGCTGCGCACTGCTGGCGGCGATGCTGGCGATCAAGTCCTCGGAACTGCGCAGCCTGCGCGATGCCCGTAGCCTCCTCGGCTTCGCCCTGTTCGCGCCGTTCTCGGCCTTCCTGCTCGACCAGGGCCCGTTGACCCTCGCGCTGGCCATCGCCGCCGTGCTCAGCGCGCTGTGGACGCTGCAGTGCATGGCCGACGAGGAAGGCCGCGGCGCCACCGCCGCGCCCGGTGAACACCTGCGCGGCATCGGCCGCCTGGTACTGCTGGCCCTGCCACTGGCGCTGGCCGCGTTCTGGCTGTTCCCGCGACTGGCGACGCCGCTGTGGGGCATCCCCGAACGCACCCTCGCCCGTCCGGGCCTGTCCGACTCGATGCATCCGGGCGAATGGATCGACCTGATGGCCGATGACTCGCCGGCGCTGCGTGCGCAGTTCTTCGGCCCGGTGCCCGAGCCGCAGCAGCGTTACTGGCGGGGGCCGGTACTCACCGATTTCGATGGACGCAGCTGGCGCCGGCCGCGCTGGCGTCCGGAGCGCGAACCGCCCCCTACCGTGCCCGGTGCCCCGCGCTGGGATTACCGCATCGAATACGAGCCCACCGACAGCCGCCAGCTGGTGGCCCTGGACCTGCCGCTGCAGCCGCCCGAAGGCACGCGCCTGGATGCCGACTACAGCCTGTACAGCCATCGCCCGTTGAGCGCGATGACCCGGTGGCACCTGCAGTCGGCCGCGCCGGTCCAGTTCCAGCCCGAACTGTCCGCGGCGTCCCGACGCCAGGCGCTGGCCCTGCCGGAGGGGTTCAACCCGCGTACCCGCGTCCTGGGCCAGCAGTGGCGGCAACAGGCCGGCGCCGATGATGCCGCGATCGTCAACCGCGCACTGGCCTGGATCCGCGCCGAGTTCGGCTACACCCTTTCCACCCCGCTACCCGGCCGCCATGGCGTGGACGAGTTCCTGTTCCAGCACAAGGCCGGCTTCTGTGAACACTTCAGCTCGGCCTTCGTGGTGCTGATGCGCAGCGCCGGCATTCCCGCACGCGTGGTCACCGGCTATGCCGGCGGCGTGCGCAACCGCTTCGGCGATTACTGGGTGGTGCGGCGCATGGATGCCCATGCCTGGGCCGAGGTGTGGCTGCCGGAACGCGGCTGGGTGCGGGTTGACCCGACCGCGGCGGTCGCCCCCGAGCGCATCTACGACACGCTGGAGAACCGGCTGGGCCAGGGCGGTGCCGAGGGCGCCGTGACCCTTGGCGACCGCTTGCTGCAAGTGACCCAGTTCGCCGACTGGATGCGTCGCGGCTGGAACGAGCTGGTGCTTTCCTTCGATGCCGAGCGCCAGCAGCGCATGTTGCGCCCACTGGGAATCGAGCGGTTGGAGCCCTCCCACCTCATCGCCCTGTTCGCTTTGGCTGCGGCGGCGATGCTCGGCTGGATGGCGTGGCTGCTGGCCCGCGGCGAACGCGAGCGCGATCCGCTGCTGCGCGCCTGGCACCATCTCGGGCGCCGTTATGCCCGCCGCGGCCTGGGCCGGCAGCCGCACGAGCCGGCACTGGAATGGGCGCGCCGCGTCGATGCCATCGCCCCGGATCCGGGGCTGGTCGCACTCAGCGGGCGTTTCGCTGCCGCACGCTACGCTGGCGCCGATCCCCAGCCTGCTTCATTGTTGCGTGACCTGCGCAGGCACCGACCGAACCCCGGAGCACGTCCATGA
- a CDS encoding AAA family ATPase, with protein sequence MSTAPHEQGILTDALRRALQRAQEQVNSLVLGKPHEVRLAFVALLSDGHLLIEDLPGLGKTTLAHALASTLGLGFQRVQFTSDLLPADVLGVSVYDAQTRQFQFHPGPVFTHVLLADEINRAPPRTQSALLEAMAEHQVTLDGVTHALPDPFFVIATQNPVDLSGTFPLPDSQLDRFLLRLALGYPNPEAERALLAGSDRRDLISRAIPQLSDDDVRTLRAAVQQVHASEALIDYVQALLTRSRQHAGVRVGLSPRAGIALLRAARAYALLLGRNHVLPEDVQALFVAVAGHRLVAEAESSSDPALARAILHSVQVD encoded by the coding sequence ATGTCTACCGCGCCTCATGAACAGGGAATCCTAACTGATGCGTTGCGAAGGGCCCTTCAACGCGCCCAGGAGCAGGTCAACTCGCTGGTGTTGGGTAAACCGCACGAGGTCCGGCTGGCGTTCGTCGCCCTGCTCTCCGACGGGCACCTGCTGATCGAGGACCTGCCCGGTCTGGGCAAGACCACGTTGGCACACGCCCTGGCATCCACGCTGGGCCTTGGGTTCCAGCGCGTGCAGTTCACCTCCGACCTGCTGCCGGCCGATGTGCTGGGCGTGTCGGTCTACGATGCGCAGACGCGGCAGTTCCAGTTCCATCCCGGCCCGGTGTTCACCCATGTCCTGCTCGCCGACGAGATCAACCGCGCGCCACCGCGTACCCAGAGTGCCCTGCTCGAGGCGATGGCCGAGCACCAGGTGACGCTCGACGGCGTGACCCATGCGTTGCCAGATCCGTTCTTCGTCATCGCCACGCAGAATCCGGTAGACCTGTCTGGCACCTTCCCGTTGCCGGACTCGCAGCTGGACCGCTTCCTGCTGCGGCTGGCGCTGGGCTACCCGAATCCCGAGGCCGAGCGCGCCCTGCTTGCCGGCAGCGATCGCCGCGACCTGATCTCCCGGGCCATCCCGCAACTGTCCGACGACGACGTGCGTACCCTGCGTGCGGCCGTGCAACAGGTCCATGCCAGCGAGGCACTGATTGACTACGTGCAGGCGCTGCTGACCCGCAGCCGCCAGCATGCAGGCGTGCGCGTGGGCCTGTCGCCGCGCGCCGGCATCGCCCTGCTGCGTGCCGCGCGTGCGTATGCGCTGCTGCTCGGCCGCAATCACGTACTGCCCGAGGACGTGCAGGCGCTGTTCGTGGCCGTGGCTGGCCATCGGCTGGTGGCTGAAGCCGAATCCTCTTCCGATCCCGCCCTGGCCCGCGCGATCCTGCACAGCGTGCAGGTGGACTGA
- the rpmF gene encoding 50S ribosomal protein L32: protein MAVQKSRVTPSRRGQRRSHDALSAKQLSTDPTTGEVHLRHHVTADGFYRGKKVISTKADSVVEED, encoded by the coding sequence ATGGCTGTGCAGAAATCCCGTGTTACCCCGTCCCGCCGCGGCCAGCGCCGTTCGCATGACGCCCTGAGCGCCAAGCAGCTGTCGACCGATCCGACCACCGGTGAAGTGCATCTGCGTCACCACGTCACCGCCGACGGTTTCTACCGTGGCAAGAAGGTGATCTCGACCAAGGCCGACTCGGTCGTCGAAGAAGATTGA
- a CDS encoding beta-ketoacyl-ACP synthase III gives MSKRIYSRIAGTGSYLPEKVLTNDDLARIVDTNDEWIQTRTGIRERHMAAEGETTGDLGYNAALRALEAAGIEASQLDMIVVGTTTPDLIFPSTACLIQARLGATGCAAFDVNAACSGFLYALSIADKFIRSGDARHVLVIGAETLTRIVDWSDRTTCVLFGDGAGAVVLKADEETGILSTHLHADGSKKELLWNPVGVSVGFKEGPGGGGTINMKGNDVFKYAVKALDSVVDETLEANGLDKSDLDWLIPHQANLRIIEATAKRLDMSMDQVVVTVDRHGNTSSGSVPLALDEAVRSGRVERGQLLLLEAFGGGFTWGSALLRY, from the coding sequence ATGAGCAAGCGGATCTACTCGAGGATCGCGGGCACCGGTAGCTATTTGCCCGAGAAGGTGTTGACCAACGACGATCTGGCCAGGATTGTCGACACCAACGACGAGTGGATCCAGACGCGCACCGGTATCCGCGAGCGGCACATGGCTGCCGAGGGCGAGACCACCGGCGACCTGGGCTACAACGCCGCATTGCGTGCGCTGGAAGCGGCCGGGATCGAAGCGTCGCAGCTTGACATGATCGTGGTGGGCACCACCACGCCTGACCTGATTTTCCCGTCCACCGCCTGCCTGATCCAGGCGCGGCTGGGCGCGACCGGCTGCGCGGCGTTCGACGTCAACGCGGCCTGTTCCGGTTTCCTGTACGCGCTGAGCATCGCCGACAAGTTCATCCGCAGTGGCGACGCCCGCCATGTGCTGGTGATCGGTGCCGAAACCCTGACCCGCATCGTCGACTGGAGCGACCGCACCACGTGCGTGCTGTTCGGCGACGGCGCTGGCGCGGTCGTGCTCAAGGCCGATGAGGAAACCGGCATCCTCAGCACCCACCTGCATGCCGATGGCAGCAAGAAGGAGCTGCTGTGGAACCCGGTGGGCGTCTCCGTGGGCTTCAAGGAAGGCCCCGGCGGTGGCGGCACCATCAACATGAAGGGCAACGACGTGTTCAAGTACGCCGTCAAGGCGCTGGACTCGGTGGTTGACGAAACCCTTGAGGCCAACGGGCTGGACAAGTCCGACCTGGACTGGCTGATCCCGCACCAGGCGAACCTGCGCATCATCGAGGCCACCGCCAAGCGGCTGGACATGTCGATGGACCAGGTAGTGGTCACCGTCGACCGCCACGGCAATACCTCGTCCGGCTCGGTGCCGCTGGCGCTGGATGAAGCGGTGCGTTCGGGCCGTGTCGAGCGCGGGCAACTGCTGCTGCTGGAAGCTTTCGGTGGCGGCTTCACCTGGGGCTCGGCGCTGCTGCGCTACTGA
- a CDS encoding YceD family protein yields the protein MSANVPEMLDAWRMVAARRRFDGQVPLAELTRLQGLVADTDGECRFALEFGRDEVLRVSYVELSIDTALPLTCQRSLQRFLLPVSVVQRLGLIRDEEEESSLPPDYEALLVPEDGNLRPLDLVEDELVLAVPVVPLSPEGDAVDQEWAPPQEEVGKASPFAALAALKKKQ from the coding sequence ATGTCCGCGAACGTGCCCGAAATGCTGGATGCCTGGCGGATGGTCGCAGCGCGTAGGCGCTTCGACGGCCAGGTTCCCCTGGCTGAGTTGACCCGCCTGCAAGGACTGGTCGCCGATACCGATGGCGAGTGTCGATTCGCACTCGAATTCGGTCGCGACGAGGTATTGCGGGTATCCTATGTCGAACTGTCCATCGATACCGCGCTGCCGCTGACCTGTCAGCGCAGCCTGCAGCGTTTCCTGTTGCCGGTCTCGGTTGTGCAGCGTCTCGGTCTGATCCGGGACGAGGAAGAGGAGTCCTCGCTGCCGCCGGATTACGAAGCGCTGCTGGTGCCGGAAGACGGCAACCTGCGGCCGCTGGACCTGGTGGAAGATGAACTCGTGCTGGCGGTGCCGGTGGTGCCGTTGTCCCCCGAAGGGGATGCGGTCGACCAGGAATGGGCGCCGCCGCAGGAAGAAGTTGGCAAGGCCAGCCCGTTCGCGGCGCTGGCGGCATTGAAGAAGAAACAATAG
- a CDS encoding Maf family nucleotide pyrophosphatase: MASLILASTSVYRRELLERLRLPFDCARPDVDEQPREGEPPVVLAQRLAREKAMAAAATSPGAWVIGSDQVADLDGHPLGKPGDAASARAQLAAMSGGVVRFHTAVHLHGPGASWDALDTTEVHFRQLGREEIASYIEAEQPLDCAGSFKCEGLGISLFDAIRTSDPTALVGLPLIALSRLLRQAGFTLP, from the coding sequence ATGGCTTCCCTGATCCTCGCCTCGACCTCGGTCTATCGTCGGGAACTGCTGGAGCGGCTGCGCCTGCCGTTCGACTGCGCACGCCCTGACGTTGATGAACAGCCTCGCGAGGGCGAGCCGCCGGTCGTGCTGGCGCAACGCCTGGCCAGGGAAAAGGCAATGGCGGCGGCAGCCACCTCCCCCGGCGCCTGGGTAATCGGCTCGGACCAGGTCGCCGACCTGGACGGCCACCCGCTGGGCAAGCCCGGCGATGCCGCTTCCGCACGTGCGCAACTGGCGGCCATGTCCGGGGGCGTGGTGCGCTTCCACACCGCCGTGCACCTGCACGGACCGGGCGCAAGCTGGGACGCGCTCGATACCACCGAAGTGCATTTCCGTCAGCTCGGCCGCGAAGAAATCGCCAGCTATATCGAGGCCGAACAACCGCTGGACTGCGCCGGCAGCTTCAAGTGCGAAGGTCTGGGCATCAGCCTGTTCGACGCCATCCGCACCTCGGACCCGACCGCCCTGGTGGGCCTGCCACTGATCGCCTTGTCACGACTGCTGCGCCAGGCCGGCTTCACCCTGCCCTAA
- a CDS encoding glycosyltransferase family 39 protein: MQREQRARTIFMTLWAIVTAAKLVVAARLPLFVDEAFYWQEGQHLAAAYSDLPGLTAWLARLGVEIGGQHVLALRLPFLVIAALLPWLIVRISARWFGAVAGWQAGALTSLMPLSATLGILAVPDVPLALASVLCLDAGARLLRQVDASGAINLALGLLIGALSHYRFIGVIGVGFIALLLLPEGRRMLRDPRVWVALAFGVLAWLPLLAWNADNHDAGLKFQLVERHPWQFEWTGLWFLLIQPLLVTPLLCIALWKVAIAGARDGGGTRVQWRYFALVGGVSTLAIFVLGFFTDVERISFHWPLPGYFALLVAAPVVLHGWSRRLRRITLWVAGTGLACAFGYYLVAATPAMREELVGNKYYPRNFAGWDPLAAAVREELARMPEGTRVLASNFKIGAELGFQLRDPSIRVLPHELNDHHGRTAQLAQWGLLHDGAWQHPQLLVLAPGDQRYRDLLVRYHAVCEMVGPLPPPRVVSSDHGYQRFLLFALPEKRVEGPCVTPAMAWIDTPLPNAKVDEKLEIAGWAFKDGVGLSRVELLLDGVVVAEAEYGIAYDVTGFWEISTDPQHPNVGFRATLDLSGQAPGRHWLGLRLHGNDGSVEDWAEQPLRIR, from the coding sequence ATGCAGAGGGAACAACGGGCACGGACGATCTTCATGACGCTGTGGGCAATCGTCACCGCCGCCAAGCTGGTGGTGGCTGCACGCCTGCCGCTGTTCGTGGACGAAGCGTTCTACTGGCAGGAAGGCCAGCATCTGGCAGCGGCCTATTCGGACCTGCCCGGACTCACCGCATGGCTGGCGCGGCTGGGCGTGGAGATCGGTGGCCAGCATGTGCTGGCACTGCGCCTGCCGTTCCTGGTCATTGCCGCATTGCTGCCGTGGTTGATCGTGCGCATCTCCGCGCGCTGGTTCGGCGCGGTGGCTGGCTGGCAGGCCGGCGCACTGACCTCGCTGATGCCGCTGTCGGCCACGCTCGGCATCCTTGCCGTTCCCGACGTGCCGCTGGCACTGGCCTCGGTGCTGTGCCTGGATGCCGGTGCGCGACTGCTGCGCCAGGTCGATGCCTCCGGCGCGATCAACCTGGCACTCGGCTTGCTGATCGGCGCGCTCAGCCACTACCGTTTCATCGGTGTGATCGGCGTGGGTTTCATCGCATTGCTGCTGCTGCCGGAAGGGCGGCGCATGCTGCGGGATCCGCGGGTGTGGGTGGCGCTGGCCTTCGGCGTGCTGGCGTGGTTGCCACTGCTGGCCTGGAACGCCGACAACCATGATGCCGGCCTGAAATTCCAGCTGGTCGAACGCCATCCGTGGCAGTTCGAATGGACCGGCCTGTGGTTCCTGTTGATCCAGCCGCTGCTGGTGACGCCACTGCTGTGCATCGCACTGTGGAAGGTGGCCATCGCCGGGGCGCGCGATGGCGGCGGCACGCGTGTGCAGTGGCGGTATTTCGCGCTGGTCGGTGGCGTCTCCACGCTGGCGATCTTCGTGCTGGGCTTCTTCACCGACGTGGAGCGCATCAGTTTCCACTGGCCGCTGCCGGGTTACTTCGCGCTGCTGGTGGCCGCGCCGGTAGTGCTGCATGGATGGTCGCGGCGCCTGCGCCGCATCACCCTGTGGGTGGCCGGGACTGGCCTGGCCTGCGCGTTTGGTTATTACCTCGTGGCAGCAACCCCGGCAATGCGCGAGGAGCTGGTCGGCAACAAGTACTACCCACGCAACTTCGCCGGCTGGGATCCGTTGGCCGCTGCGGTGCGCGAGGAGCTGGCGCGCATGCCCGAGGGCACCCGGGTACTGGCCAGCAACTTCAAGATCGGGGCCGAGCTGGGCTTCCAGCTGCGTGATCCATCCATCCGCGTCCTGCCGCATGAGCTCAACGACCATCACGGGCGCACGGCGCAGCTCGCGCAGTGGGGGCTGCTCCATGACGGTGCGTGGCAGCACCCGCAATTGCTGGTGCTTGCTCCCGGTGACCAGCGCTATCGCGACCTGCTGGTGCGCTACCACGCCGTGTGCGAAATGGTCGGCCCTCTGCCGCCACCGCGGGTGGTTTCCAGCGACCACGGCTACCAGCGTTTCCTGTTGTTCGCATTGCCGGAAAAGCGTGTCGAGGGACCCTGCGTGACACCGGCGATGGCGTGGATCGATACCCCGCTGCCGAATGCGAAGGTGGACGAAAAGCTGGAAATCGCAGGCTGGGCATTCAAGGATGGCGTGGGCCTGTCGCGGGTCGAACTGCTGCTCGATGGCGTGGTGGTGGCCGAAGCCGAATACGGCATCGCCTACGACGTCACCGGCTTCTGGGAGATATCCACCGACCCGCAGCACCCCAACGTCGGTTTCCGCGCCACGCTGGACCTGTCTGGCCAGGCGCCTGGGCGCCACTGGCTTGGCCTGCGCCTGCACGGCAACGACGGCAGCGTCGAGGACTGGGCCGAGCAGCCGCTACGCATCCGCTAA
- a CDS encoding DUF58 domain-containing protein, whose protein sequence is MRRALRARWQALQLLARPRATEPLPVQLRRNRIYVLPTGFGWFVALLLLVMLLGALNYNNNPALLLALLLSAIGIASTIMAHLQLSGLRLEAMSAEPVPAGSPIKLRLTLARDDARMRRGLRLEHPGAEPVHADLDESRIEVDLFLPTRQRGWLDLQRVRISTTQPLGLVRAWAWVWPETPLLVYPRAEKAGPPLPESDGAAARTRAHPLGEELQQLRSYRPGDALQAISWKHSARRDSLLVREYERPLGLELTLDWHALVPMPPEQRIARLARWVNEAERENRRYRLNLPGQLPFGPGNGDAHRHLCLRALALLPHD, encoded by the coding sequence ATGCGGCGGGCGTTGCGTGCACGCTGGCAGGCACTGCAGTTGCTGGCCCGGCCGCGCGCGACCGAGCCGCTGCCGGTCCAGTTGCGCCGCAACCGCATCTACGTACTGCCCACCGGCTTTGGCTGGTTCGTCGCGCTGCTGTTGCTGGTGATGCTGCTGGGCGCCTTGAACTACAACAACAACCCGGCGTTGCTGCTGGCGCTGCTGCTCTCGGCGATCGGCATTGCCAGCACCATCATGGCCCACCTGCAGCTGTCCGGACTCCGGCTGGAAGCAATGTCGGCCGAACCGGTGCCGGCCGGTTCTCCGATCAAGCTCCGGCTGACCCTGGCCCGCGACGATGCACGCATGCGGCGCGGATTGCGGCTGGAGCACCCCGGCGCCGAACCGGTGCACGCGGACCTGGACGAGTCGCGCATTGAGGTCGACCTGTTCCTGCCGACCCGACAACGCGGCTGGCTGGACCTGCAGCGCGTCCGCATCTCCACCACCCAGCCACTGGGCCTGGTCCGCGCCTGGGCCTGGGTGTGGCCGGAAACCCCGTTGCTGGTCTACCCCAGAGCTGAAAAGGCGGGACCGCCACTGCCCGAGAGCGATGGCGCCGCCGCCCGCACCCGGGCCCATCCGCTGGGCGAGGAACTCCAGCAGTTGCGCAGCTATCGTCCCGGCGACGCCCTCCAGGCCATCTCCTGGAAGCATTCGGCACGGCGTGACTCCCTGCTGGTCCGCGAGTACGAGCGTCCGCTGGGCCTGGAGCTGACGCTGGACTGGCACGCCCTCGTTCCGATGCCACCGGAGCAGCGCATCGCGCGCCTGGCGCGCTGGGTCAACGAGGCCGAACGCGAGAACCGTCGCTACCGGCTCAACCTGCCCGGCCAGTTGCCGTTCGGACCGGGCAATGGCGATGCGCACCGCCACCTGTGCCTGCGCGCCCTGGCGCTGCTGCCCCATGACTGA